ATGAACTGGTTTGGAAGCTAAATCCAGGTGAGGTAAACCACATCGAAGCTGTGTTCTGGCTTCCTAACCCGCTTGGAATTGGCACGCTGGTTATTATTTTGTTAGTGGTAGCGGGATTCTACTTTAAAGGGAAGAATTCCCCCGGAAGTGGGACGGTTTCTGTGACACCGCCTGCGGTTCCACAAAGTTAATAGTCGAAAGTTGCAAAACGAACAAAGCCCGCCTGCGCCAAATTTTGAAACCTGCGTAGGCGGGTTTCGTGTGACAATATGCGAATTATATTCGCCCTTTTTAGATGAGGTCAGGGCAAAGATATGCGCCCTAAAATGTAATAGAAAGATTACTTAACACAAATTTCATATTTAATATGACAGTCAAAGAATTAGAAGCACAACTCGAAGCCCTAACTCCAACGGAAAAGGCTGAAGCCATACAAATATTAACTAAAACTTTGAGCAACGGTTCGCTAGGTATTACAAAAACGCCTGGTGTAATGGGTGGAGATGCCTGCATCTCCAAAACTCGCCTTCCAGTTTGGCTGTTCGTGAGTTTGCGTCGTCAAGGTGCAAGTGATGCTCAACTGCTAAAATTTTATCCGCATATTAGTGCAGCCGACTTGGTGAATGTTTGGGCTTATGCTGATGCACACCCAGAGGAAATTGAAACAGCACTGCGAGAGCAAGACGAAGCAATGCAAGAAGAAGCATAATCTATGGCAAGTCTCTATGCCGATGAACAATTCCCATTGCAAGTTGTGGAATTATTAAGAACTTTGGGGCATGATGTCTTGACAGTTCAAGAAGCAGGAAATGCTGGATTTTCTGACCCAGAAGTATTAGCTTTTGCAGTGAGTAACGTTCGCGCAGTTCTATCACAAAATCGTCGTGATTTTATCCGACTACATATTCAACAACCTGACCATGCTGGCATTATTGTATGCACAGAGGATAAAAACTTGGAGAGGCTGGCGACGCGCATTAATGATGCTATTTCTGCTGAAGAAACTTTGACAGGTAAATTGATTCGTGTCAACCGTCCCCAGATATAAAAATCAAGCGATCGCATTCACAATTACCAGATTAACTATGACATTAAAAGAATTAGAAAAACAACTCCTTTCATTAACTCCCGCAGAAAAAGCTCAGGCAATCCAGTTATTAGCCGAAAGTTTAAGCAATACTTGGAAAGGAATTGAAAAGACTCCTGGCGTGTGTGGAGGCGATGCTTGTATTGCCAAAACTCGTATTCCTGTTTGGGTACTTGTAAATGCTCGTAGTTTGGGTATTAGCGAAGCACAACTATTATATGACTATCCAACTCTATCTGCTGCTGACTTAGCAAACGCTTGGGCTTATGCTAAAGCATATCCTCAAGAGATTGAAATAGCAATCAGAATGAACGAGGAAGATTAATTGATGGCGCGTCTTTATGCAGACGAACAATTTCCAAGGAGGGTAGTGGAATTGCTACGAGATTTAGGTCACGACGTTCTGACAGTACAGGAAGCAGGAAAGGCAAATCTTCAGATTCCTGACGAGGAAGTGTTAGCATTTGCCGTAAATGAAGAACGGGCAATTTTGACTTTAAATCGGGATGATTTCTTCAGACTTCACCGCTTACAACCAGAACATTTTGGCATTATTGCTTGCAAAGATGACCGGGATAGGGAAAGAATGGCAACGCGCATTAATGAGGCTATTTCTGCTGAAGAAAATTTGACAGGTAAATTGATTCGTGTCAACCGTCCCCAGGGATGAAAATGAAGCGATCGCATTAACTCAATTTTGCTGTACACTCTAAAATTAACCGTTGATTCTCTAGCGCATAAGGCTGAATTTCCAAAGCTTTTCTAAAAGCTACGATAGCAGCAGTGTATTCTTCCAGTGCGAGATAACACAACCCCATACCATGCAGTGCGCCAAAGTGAAATGGAATTAGCTCGACAGCCATTTGACAGTCGTTAAGAGCTTTTTTATAATCCCTGAGAATATAGTAAAGTACGGCTCGTCTATTCCAAGCTTCGGCAAAATCAGGTTGAGCTGCGATGATTTCTCTAAGTAACTCTTCGGCTTTGGCAATCTCTCCTGCTTCAAGTAATGCCTGCGATCGCTGTAAAATTTCAAAACCCGCTACTCCCTTTTGATAAAACCAAATGCGCCAAAGCTCAGCCGTAGCCTCATAGCGCACCTTTTCATCAGGGTTTTTCAGGTCTTCTAGTAACGAATTGAGAGAAAATTCATTCATGGATGTCAGCCCCAGTAAGTCACGTTGGCCTGTAATCTTCATATCCTTATGTTTAGCAGCTATCTGTTTCATAGGGGCAACTACTTTTTTAGGAGGAATGACCGTGTTTGCCGGAAAACGACCCACAAATCTAGGTGTACAGTCAGGAAAACTAGCGCCATGTCCTAGTACGCCCAACTGTGTCAACAGCCAAAGCCAGGATAGCGAACATAAAATTGAGCCTCTTACCTACAACTCTAGCGCCGCACAAGCGATCGCTGATCTCAAGACAGTTATCCAGTCTCTCCCTAAAACCAAAATTGTTGCCGAAACCGACAATTACCTCTACGCGGAATTCACCACCAAACTTATGGGGTTTGTCGATGATGTAGAATTCTATGTCGATGATGCCGCAAAAACCATCCACGTCCGTTCAGCTTCCCGCCTGGGACAGTCAGATTTAGGCGTGAACCGTAAAAGAATAGAGACACTAAGAGCCAAACTCAACGAACTCCGAAGCTAATAACAACCCCGTCAGAGAAAATTCTGTAACGTTGATTTTCGTTTGCGGTAGGGGCATGGCATTGCCATGCCCTTACAAAATATCGAAAATTGCGATATTTTCTCCGATTGTATGAAACCACCCCCCTCCGAGAAGTATTGGGTTACAGGGTGGTTTCATGTTGTAACTGTTGGGGACAGGGAAAACCTGGCACTCGCATTGCACTAAAGCTGCCCAAGTATTGAATAAGCCTGTCAATAGCTAAAAATCCACTGTTGAGGAACGCTATAACTCAACACTCAAAACTTTTTATGGCTGCGTCTACCTGTTGGAGCAGAAATTCTAAAGTCGAGGAGTTGTCAAGAACGACATCAGCCTTGGCACACTTCTGGTCTATTGGCATCTGGCTGTTTATTCTAGCTTGCGCCTGTTCAAAAGTTAAGCGATCGCGTTTAATCAATCTCTGGATCTGCTGTTGTTGCGAACAGCTTACAACCCACACTTCTGTACACAGATCAGTCATCCCAGCTTCAAACAGCAAAGGCACCACTAATACCACCGTGGGATGTAGATTAAAACTATCAATTGCCTCGACAATGCGATCGCGCACAAAAGGATGAATCTGTTGTTCTAGCCACCGACGTTCCCCAAAGTTGTTAAAAACAACATTACCCAACCGCCCGCGATCTAAGGTTTCATCCGGTAGCAGTATATCTGAACCGTAGCGCTCAACAATCAGATTCAGTATCGTCGAACCAACTTTTACAGCATCTCTTGCATAAACATCCGCATCCAAAATCGGCAAATTGTAGACACTGGCAAGATAATTTGAAACCGTAGTTTTGCCAGTCCCGATGCCCCCAGTTAAACCAATAATCCGCCGTTTATAATCATTATTCATTAGTTATACTCTCGTTCCCAATCTCTGACTGGGAATGTCGGAGAATGACGCTAGAGCCTCATTTCTTCTTAGCCATTCCCAGAATTGTGTTCCCAGTATCTGACTAAAAACGAGAATTTTTAATTGTTTTACCATCGCAACTCTGAGGCAAACAACTTCACAGCCGCCTCGCTATCCACTGGCCGAGAAAACAAATATCCCTGCCCATAATGGCATTCCCGTTTCAATAGTCGCAACTGAGTCAACTGCTGCTCAGTTTCCACACCTTCTGCAACCACTTCCATACCCAGATTGCCAGCCAGGGTTACAATTGTCCAGATAATCTCCCGACTGTGAGCCTCAATGCCGATACCATTGACAAAAGAGCGGTCAATCTTCAAAGTATCTATAGGCCAGCGGTGCAAATAACTTAATGAAGAATAGCCTGTACCAAAGTCATCAATACACAATAGAATATTCCTTGCCTTCAATTGCTCAAGCAAAGCTTTAGCAGAATCGGCATTTTCCATGATGGTACTTTCAGTGATTTCCAACTTCAAGAAACTAGGATCAAGACCAGTTTCCTGTAAAATTTCGTCAATTTGCTCAATTAAACCTGATTGCCTAAACTGAACACTAGAAAGATTCACGCTGATAGTTAAATCATCCGTAAAATCGGGATATTTCAGCTGCCAAACACGCAACTGACGGCAGGCTTCCTGAAGTACCAACGCACCAATAGGGACGATCAGACCAGTATCTTCTGCCACTGGGATAAATTCAGATGGAGAAACCATGCCTCTCGTCGGGTGAAACCAGCGGACAAGAGCCTCAAAACCACTGATTTTGCCTGTAGATAGGGAAACAATTGGCTGATAGTAAAGTTGAAATTCATGGGCAGCGATCGCTCGTCGCAGATCCGTTTCTAACTGCAAACGATCCACCGCACGAGTGTGCATCACCGGATCGAACACAGCATAACCTGCCCTGCCCTGTACCTTGGCGTAATACATCGCCGTATCCGCCGCCCGCAGCAAATCTTGAGGCTGGTCATCATCAGCGCTGAGGATGCAGTAATGAGGATTAAGCGAGGAGAAAGAGGAAACCGAAGAACTACCTGCTGTCTCACTTGTTAATATTTTTATCTCAGTTTTACTCAGAGCAATTCCGATACTGGTAGTTGTGAACACCTCGCGCCCATTCAGTTTAAAAGGCTCCCCCAACTTGCGGTGGATCTGCTGGGCAATGCGAATAGCATCACCTACATCGTGAATATCGTCCAGCAGAATAGCAAACTCGTCTCTTCCCATCCGGGCTAGCGTGTCGCTGGCACTCAGACAGCTTGATAGCTTGCCAGCCGTAGCAATCAGCAGTTGGTCGCCTACCAAGTGTCCCATACTGTATTTGACCATCTGAAAGCGATCCAAATCCAGAAACAAGACAGCAAATAAACTCTCTGGGTGTTCTTTGCCACACTCTATGCGACTTGCCAGACGATCCAGAAACAATTTTCGGTTAGGCAAACCACACAGCGAATCATAAAAAGCATGGTATCGCAGCTGTTCCTCGGCAAGCTTGGCGTGAGTAATATCGTGGCAGTTGACTACAATCCCAGCTACTGCTGGATCGTGCAGTAAGTTAGTAGTAACAGCCTCAAAAACGCACCAAGAACCGTTGGTATGTCGAACGTGATACTCCGGTAGTCGGTGACTAACGCTGGGATTTTCCATAGCACGCTCAAATGTTTGATTAACCAGAGTTATATCCTCTGGGTGAACAAACTTTACAGCGCTTTTGCCAACCACCCTAGCTGGTGAATATCCTAAAATTCGCTCAACAGAAGGGCTAACATATTGTGAAACACCATTTTCATCAACAATCAGAATAATGTCGGTGGCGTTTTCGATTAACGCTCGAAATCGTTGTTCGCTTTCTTGTAGGGATGCGATTAATTGTGTCTTTTCCGCCTCAGTCTGTCGCTTATGGTCGCGCATTTGTTTCGCTTGCAGCGCCTGGGATACCGCCGCCCCCAGTCGCACTAATCTATCTTTAAGCAGGTAATCAGCTGCGCCGTGTTTCATGCACTCTACTACCACTTCTTCGCTAACTGTGCCAGTAACGACTATGAAGGGAATGTCTAAATTACGCGATCGCAAAAGTTCCAACGCCCTGAGAGCATCAAATTGAGGCAAGGTGTAATCAGCCAGAATCAAGTCAAGATCGGGATGCAATTGGGCCAGGTAGTCGGCTTCTGTATCTACGCGCTGCCACTCTGGTTTAAAACCAGCCCAACGCAGTTCGTGCAGAGTTAGTTCACTATCGGTTGGTGAGTCTTCAAGCAGTAAAACTTTCAGCGGAACTGACATGATGACCTTCTGTTGAGAGGAAGAATGTCTGAGTTTTGATGTTTGCGGTCTGATGTCTGAGTTCTGAAGTGATATATGCAAATTCATGGTTAAGATTTCACCTGTTATAGCCTTTGTGCTTCTGACAGTACAATATGGTTTTAGGTTTGTCGCCTCGGCAATTTCTAAAATTTTGTACTGTATTCGGTTTTAATAATCCAAAATCTTTGCCTTGAAAATGGTATACGCCCTGACTTTTAGAAGATTGGAGACTGGTTCAACACTAGCCAGTACAACCCCAACTGCCTCACAGCTTCAGTGAACTGTTCAAAGTCTACAGGCTTGACGATGTAACTGTTGACACCGAGTTGGTAACTATCCACCATGTCGCACTCTTCACAGGATGAGGTAAGTATTACTACTGGAATTTTACGGGTTTGGGGGTCGGATTTGATGGCCTGCAAAACTTCTAAACCATCAATTTTGGGGAGTTTTAAGTCAAGCAGAATCAGTTTGGGGTTGTTGTTGAGGTTGCGGTCTGCAAAGGGGCCTTTACGGAAAAGAAAGTTTAGCGCCTCCTCACCGTCGCGGGCGATGTGGATGTGATTGGAGATTTTGTTTCTCCGCAGGGCCAAAAGTGCGAGTTCCAAATCGTTAGGGTTGTCTTCGACTAGCAAGATTTCCTTTGGGTTCTCAATTGTCGCCATTAGCACCTGTAAGGGTAAAGTAAAAAATTGTACCTTGGTTGACTGCTGATTCAGCCCAGATGCGTCCGCCGTGACGGTGGATGATGCGTTGTACGATCGCTAAACCTACTCCGGTTCCTTCATATTCTTCTGCACGGTGTAGCCGCTGGAAGACACCAAAGAGTTTATGGGCGTAGCGCATATCAAAGCCTGCACCGTTGTCTTTGATGAAATAAACATCATTAGTTATTAGTTCTTGGGTATTAGTTAATGACTGATTGTTATAGCCAATTTCAATTTGAGCGATTTCGCGATCGCGTGTAAATTTGAAGGCGTTGGAAAGTAAATTGATAAAAACTTGCTTGAGTAAGGCTGCATCTCCCTGGCAAATGGGCAGTTCGCCAATGGTAATTTCAATATTACGGTTTTGTTGTTCTTGGTGTAGTTCTGCGAGTACCTGACGCACTAGATCGAGAATAGCTACTGGCTGTTTTCTTAGCGGTTGGCGCGACAGCCGGGAGAAACTGAGCAAATCATCTATTAACTCGCCCATTTTCTGGGCGTTGTCCTGCACCATTTGTTGATAGCGTTGGGCTTCCGGATCGAGTTGATCGCTATAGTCTTCCTGCAAGATCCGCGAGAAACCGTTGATGGCACGCAGAGGACTACGCAAGTCGTGAGAGACAGAATAGCAGAAAGCTTCTAGCTCTTTATTAGCTGCTTCTAATTGAGCGGTGCGTTCGATGACTCTTTTTTCCAATTCGGCGTTTAGCTGGCGAATTGCTTCTTGGGAAAGCACTTTTTCTGTAATATCGGTGCAGGTGCCAATCCACTCGCGAATTTCACCTTCTTCTGATAATAAGGGAACGCCACGGACATTGAAGTATCGATAATCACCATCGGCACCCCGCAGACGAAACTCGGCGTTATAGATACTTTTGGTTTGGATGGCTTGAGACCACTCTTGGGAAGCGCGATCGCGCTCGTCGGGATGAACGGCTTCTAGCCAGCCCCAACCCTGGATCTCGGCTTCAGATTGACCAGTATAAGCTGTCCAATCAGCTTGTTCGGTAATCATCTCGCCTTGACCGTTGGTAGTCCAGACTATCTGCGTAGTGGCGCGTGCCAGAGAACGATACCGCTCCTCACTCTGACGCAACCCTTCCTCAGCCCGCTTCTGGTCGTCAATATCCGTAGAAGTCCCAAACCATTTGATAATATTGCCATTGCGATCGCGCAATGGTAACGCCCAACCGAGGTGCCAGCGATATTTTCCGTCAGATGCTCTCTTGAAGCGATATTCAATTTTATAAGGTTCGCCTGTCTGCACTGCATGATTCCAAGTGTCGAGACAATTTTGTACGTCGTCCGGATGTAGTACAGGTTGCCATCCCCACCCCTGAGTTTGCTCTAGGGTCATTCCTGTATAGTCAAACCAGCGCTGGTTGTAGTAATCTAGAAAGCCATCCGGCTGTCCAGTCCAGACGATCTGCGGCATTGCGTCTGCTAGAAGGCGATAGCGCTGTTCGCTGGCTTGGGCCTCTGTACGCGCCTGCTGCTCAAGTACCAAAAGTTCGGCTAGTGCTTTTTCCAGCTGTCTGCGCTCTGTCAAGTCAACTGCAAAGCAGCCAACCCGATCCGTATACTCGTCCAAAAGTGCCATACCGAATAGAATGGGGACGCAACTGCCATCCTTGCGAGTGTATTCTTGCTCGAAAGGGGTACAAGAGCCAGACTTTCTAATTTCTGCGATCGCTCGTTCATTCAGAGAGCGACATTCTAGGGGAATCAATGCGTCCCAATGCACTCTACCTGCGAGAAGATCCTCCCGCGTGTAGCCCACCATCGACAGAAAAGCGTTGTTAGCTTCGGCGATATTACCGTTAATATCCCCAAAAAATACACCAAACATATTCGACTCAGCTAACCGCCTAAACCGGGCTTCGCTTTCTTGCAACGCTTCCAAAGACTGCTGGCGCTCAATCGCAATTCCTGCCATTTGCGTTGCTACTGCAATCAGTTGCAAATCGTCGGCACTGGGGGGGCGAACTTTGCCGTAATACATGGCGAAAGTCCCCAGTATCTTGCCATTGGTGGAAAATATTGGCATCGACCAACAGCTTCGCAATCCATTAGATAATGCCAAATCGCGAAATTCTGTCCACAGGGGATCGTTTTCGATGTCTGAAACGATGACTGGTTTACCAAAATACGCCGCCGAACCGCAGCAACCAACATTAGGAGCGATCGCTATTCCATTTATTGCCTGAGTGTAGCTGTCTGGGAGACTAGGAGCGGCTCCATTCAGCAATTTTGTCCCAGTTTTGTCAACAAGCAGGATCGAGCTAATGCCTTCACCAGAATGTTCCTCGATAAACTGCGCCAAAGCGTCCAGCACCTGAAGGAGTGGCAGTCCCGTGGCAATCATTTCTAATAAACGTTTTTGTCCGGCTATCAGCGCTTCCGCTTGCTTGGCAAGAGTTATGTCACGAGCGATACCGCGATAACCTTGAAAAACACCTTGATGGTCGAAGACTGGAGAACCGCTGGTTCCGAGTATAACTTGATGACCATCTTTGTGAAGTAACGTTTTTTCCAGTTCCGAGAACGGTTGTCTGAGTGAGGTAAAGTAATCCATCAATTGAGCAAATCGCTCAGCCTCTGACGGTGTCATAAACTCAAAAAGCCTCTTTCCCAGAATTTCGTCTGGCTCGTAACCTAGAATATCTTTGACTTTCGGGTTGACGTAAGTATAAGCATTGTTAATATTTTTTTCCCACACCCAGTCGTTAGTATTTTCGACTATATTGCGGAATCTTTCTTCACTTTGTCGCAGTGCTTCTTCAGCAGTTTTGCGTCCAGTAATATCGCGAGAATTAATAACAATACCACCCACAGCAGGGTCAGCAAAAAGGTTAGTGCATCTTGATGATAAATAGCGCCAATATCCGTTTTTATGTTGATATCTGTATTCTATCGATACGGCTAAGCCAGGGTTTTCAATTAAGTTGTGCAAATTATTTTTAACATACTTAATTTTTTCAGGATCAACAAAATCGAAATATCTCTTACCAATTAATTCCTCTGATTTATATCCCAAAATTATCTCAACAGAGGGACTTTGATACTGCATTACGCCATCAGCATCAATAATAGTGATGATGTCTGAGCTATTTTGAATTAGCGAACGGAATTTAGCCTCACTGGCTGCAAGTGCTGCTTCTCCAAGCTTGCGATCGCTTATATCTGTGTGCGAACCAGTCATCCGCACGGGGTTCCCTGTTTCATCCCACAGCGCCTGACCGCGATTTAAAATCCATTTATAAGTGCCGTCTTTGCACCTTAGGCGAAACTCGGCGATGTAAAATGGTATTTTCTTATCCAAATGATCTTGGCAAAGTTGTTGCACCCAGTCAACATCATCTGGATGTATGCGGCCGATCCATTCATCCAAATGGTTAGTAATTTCATCATCTTCATAACCTAACATCTCCTTCCATCTAGCTGAAAAGAAAACTTGATTAGTTTTGATATTCCAGTCCCAAATTCCATCATTATTACCGCGCAATGCTAGATGCCAGCGTTCTTCACTTTCTCTTAAAGCTGACTCCGCGATTTTGCGCTGGGTGATGTCGGTGAGGCTGCCACTGGTGCCATTAATTCTACCGTCGGAAGCTAGAGTTAATTGGGCGGTTACTTCCAGGTAACAATATCTACCATCTTTGGTAATATATCTTCCCTGATTGTGAAAGTATTCTTTCTGCTGTGAAATTAAGGCAAAAAATTCTTGTAAGTTGCGATCGCGTTCTTCGGGATGAATATAATCTAAAAAATTCTTCCCAATGCTTTCTTCAATAGTAAAGCCAGTAAGTTGTGTCCACGCAGGATTGAGAAATGTCCAATGTCCAGCTTCATCGGTTTGAAATAGCACTTGTGGCAGACTATTAACCAGTGAACGATACTTTTTCTCACTTTTTCGCAAAGCTGCTTCTGCTGATTCGCGTTCTTTAAAAGAGTTTTCCAACGATGCTGCCATCGTGTCAAAGGCATAAGCTAACTGGTTGAATTCTCCGCTAGCATAAGCCAAGCCAGCCCGGACGCTCAAATCGCCTTTGGCGAGGCGGTGCGTTGCCTTTATTAGCGCTTTTACCCGTCGCAATATAAATACGTCGCTGCCTATCCAGGTGGCAATGACTACGAATATCGCAATTAACCCTAAAGTAAATAAGTTTCTCTTCAGCCTTCCTTGAGCCTCAGCATAGGCAACAGTTTTAGGAATGCCAATGGTTACGTAAATGCTACAGCGATCGCTGCTATTTGTACAAACACCAGAAAGCGGCGCAAAGGCATACAAGCGCGATATACCATCCAAGCCAACAGATTCAACGGTACCTGTCTTTTGTGTTTTGAGAATAGTTTTGACCAACGGTACTTCTGGCGCAGACTGCCCAATCCATTTTTCTGGGTTGGGGTAGCGGGCTAAAATTGTCCCGTTGCTGTCAATAACGGTAAAAGTCGATCCGGGCGGCAGATGGGAAGTGTTAACTAATTGACTTAGCGATCGCAAATCTAGGGCAGCATAAACTACCCCTGTCACTTGTCTTTTC
This Funiculus sociatus GB2-C1 DNA region includes the following protein-coding sequences:
- a CDS encoding DUF433 domain-containing protein codes for the protein MTVKELEAQLEALTPTEKAEAIQILTKTLSNGSLGITKTPGVMGGDACISKTRLPVWLFVSLRRQGASDAQLLKFYPHISAADLVNVWAYADAHPEEIETALREQDEAMQEEA
- a CDS encoding DUF5615 family PIN-like protein yields the protein MASLYADEQFPLQVVELLRTLGHDVLTVQEAGNAGFSDPEVLAFAVSNVRAVLSQNRRDFIRLHIQQPDHAGIIVCTEDKNLERLATRINDAISAEETLTGKLIRVNRPQI
- a CDS encoding DUF433 domain-containing protein; this translates as MTLKELEKQLLSLTPAEKAQAIQLLAESLSNTWKGIEKTPGVCGGDACIAKTRIPVWVLVNARSLGISEAQLLYDYPTLSAADLANAWAYAKAYPQEIEIAIRMNEED
- a CDS encoding DUF5615 family PIN-like protein, coding for MARLYADEQFPRRVVELLRDLGHDVLTVQEAGKANLQIPDEEVLAFAVNEERAILTLNRDDFFRLHRLQPEHFGIIACKDDRDRERMATRINEAISAEENLTGKLIRVNRPQG
- a CDS encoding tetratricopeptide repeat protein; amino-acid sequence: MNEFSLNSLLEDLKNPDEKVRYEATAELWRIWFYQKGVAGFEILQRSQALLEAGEIAKAEELLREIIAAQPDFAEAWNRRAVLYYILRDYKKALNDCQMAVELIPFHFGALHGMGLCYLALEEYTAAIVAFRKALEIQPYALENQRLILECTAKLS
- a CDS encoding DUF1499 domain-containing protein, giving the protein MTVFAGKRPTNLGVQSGKLAPCPSTPNCVNSQSQDSEHKIEPLTYNSSAAQAIADLKTVIQSLPKTKIVAETDNYLYAEFTTKLMGFVDDVEFYVDDAAKTIHVRSASRLGQSDLGVNRKRIETLRAKLNELRS
- the coaE gene encoding dephospho-CoA kinase (Dephospho-CoA kinase (CoaE) performs the final step in coenzyme A biosynthesis.), producing MNNDYKRRIIGLTGGIGTGKTTVSNYLASVYNLPILDADVYARDAVKVGSTILNLIVERYGSDILLPDETLDRGRLGNVVFNNFGERRWLEQQIHPFVRDRIVEAIDSFNLHPTVVLVVPLLFEAGMTDLCTEVWVVSCSQQQQIQRLIKRDRLTFEQAQARINSQMPIDQKCAKADVVLDNSSTLEFLLQQVDAAIKSFEC
- a CDS encoding putative bifunctional diguanylate cyclase/phosphodiesterase, coding for MSVPLKVLLLEDSPTDSELTLHELRWAGFKPEWQRVDTEADYLAQLHPDLDLILADYTLPQFDALRALELLRSRNLDIPFIVVTGTVSEEVVVECMKHGAADYLLKDRLVRLGAAVSQALQAKQMRDHKRQTEAEKTQLIASLQESEQRFRALIENATDIILIVDENGVSQYVSPSVERILGYSPARVVGKSAVKFVHPEDITLVNQTFERAMENPSVSHRLPEYHVRHTNGSWCVFEAVTTNLLHDPAVAGIVVNCHDITHAKLAEEQLRYHAFYDSLCGLPNRKLFLDRLASRIECGKEHPESLFAVLFLDLDRFQMVKYSMGHLVGDQLLIATAGKLSSCLSASDTLARMGRDEFAILLDDIHDVGDAIRIAQQIHRKLGEPFKLNGREVFTTTSIGIALSKTEIKILTSETAGSSSVSSFSSLNPHYCILSADDDQPQDLLRAADTAMYYAKVQGRAGYAVFDPVMHTRAVDRLQLETDLRRAIAAHEFQLYYQPIVSLSTGKISGFEALVRWFHPTRGMVSPSEFIPVAEDTGLIVPIGALVLQEACRQLRVWQLKYPDFTDDLTISVNLSSVQFRQSGLIEQIDEILQETGLDPSFLKLEITESTIMENADSAKALLEQLKARNILLCIDDFGTGYSSLSYLHRWPIDTLKIDRSFVNGIGIEAHSREIIWTIVTLAGNLGMEVVAEGVETEQQLTQLRLLKRECHYGQGYLFSRPVDSEAAVKLFASELRW
- a CDS encoding response regulator; this translates as MATIENPKEILLVEDNPNDLELALLALRRNKISNHIHIARDGEEALNFLFRKGPFADRNLNNNPKLILLDLKLPKIDGLEVLQAIKSDPQTRKIPVVILTSSCEECDMVDSYQLGVNSYIVKPVDFEQFTEAVRQLGLYWLVLNQSPIF
- a CDS encoding PAS domain S-box protein → MASRLGTGNAYATSLRSRLLLLVLVAVIPAFGLTLYTHLEDRHLETVEAKENALRLNRLATDNQERLIENTRQLLTVLAQLPEVRQQDAKLCNEFLASLRQKYPDYGNLGVVEADGDVFCSALPFKKSTNLGHRPWFVRTLKERNFATGDYQIGQITGRPGLVFSYPLLDEKRQVTGVVYAALDLRSLSQLVNTSHLPPGSTFTVIDSNGTILARYPNPEKWIGQSAPEVPLVKTILKTQKTGTVESVGLDGISRLYAFAPLSGVCTNSSDRCSIYVTIGIPKTVAYAEAQGRLKRNLFTLGLIAIFVVIATWIGSDVFILRRVKALIKATHRLAKGDLSVRAGLAYASGEFNQLAYAFDTMAASLENSFKERESAEAALRKSEKKYRSLVNSLPQVLFQTDEAGHWTFLNPAWTQLTGFTIEESIGKNFLDYIHPEERDRNLQEFFALISQQKEYFHNQGRYITKDGRYCYLEVTAQLTLASDGRINGTSGSLTDITQRKIAESALRESEERWHLALRGNNDGIWDWNIKTNQVFFSARWKEMLGYEDDEITNHLDEWIGRIHPDDVDWVQQLCQDHLDKKIPFYIAEFRLRCKDGTYKWILNRGQALWDETGNPVRMTGSHTDISDRKLGEAALAASEAKFRSLIQNSSDIITIIDADGVMQYQSPSVEIILGYKSEELIGKRYFDFVDPEKIKYVKNNLHNLIENPGLAVSIEYRYQHKNGYWRYLSSRCTNLFADPAVGGIVINSRDITGRKTAEEALRQSEERFRNIVENTNDWVWEKNINNAYTYVNPKVKDILGYEPDEILGKRLFEFMTPSEAERFAQLMDYFTSLRQPFSELEKTLLHKDGHQVILGTSGSPVFDHQGVFQGYRGIARDITLAKQAEALIAGQKRLLEMIATGLPLLQVLDALAQFIEEHSGEGISSILLVDKTGTKLLNGAAPSLPDSYTQAINGIAIAPNVGCCGSAAYFGKPVIVSDIENDPLWTEFRDLALSNGLRSCWSMPIFSTNGKILGTFAMYYGKVRPPSADDLQLIAVATQMAGIAIERQQSLEALQESEARFRRLAESNMFGVFFGDINGNIAEANNAFLSMVGYTREDLLAGRVHWDALIPLECRSLNERAIAEIRKSGSCTPFEQEYTRKDGSCVPILFGMALLDEYTDRVGCFAVDLTERRQLEKALAELLVLEQQARTEAQASEQRYRLLADAMPQIVWTGQPDGFLDYYNQRWFDYTGMTLEQTQGWGWQPVLHPDDVQNCLDTWNHAVQTGEPYKIEYRFKRASDGKYRWHLGWALPLRDRNGNIIKWFGTSTDIDDQKRAEEGLRQSEERYRSLARATTQIVWTTNGQGEMITEQADWTAYTGQSEAEIQGWGWLEAVHPDERDRASQEWSQAIQTKSIYNAEFRLRGADGDYRYFNVRGVPLLSEEGEIREWIGTCTDITEKVLSQEAIRQLNAELEKRVIERTAQLEAANKELEAFCYSVSHDLRSPLRAINGFSRILQEDYSDQLDPEAQRYQQMVQDNAQKMGELIDDLLSFSRLSRQPLRKQPVAILDLVRQVLAELHQEQQNRNIEITIGELPICQGDAALLKQVFINLLSNAFKFTRDREIAQIEIGYNNQSLTNTQELITNDVYFIKDNGAGFDMRYAHKLFGVFQRLHRAEEYEGTGVGLAIVQRIIHRHGGRIWAESAVNQGTIFYFTLTGANGDN